The Papaver somniferum cultivar HN1 chromosome 6, ASM357369v1, whole genome shotgun sequence genome segment acttgtataaataggtttcacctatttccaccaaacaacaagttttggtgaggagaacactacaacactcagaaatcacctggtagctttccatcttGGCTATCCAGTTTTACCttcttatacaagtcataaaacaaccacacctttcagaatcaactattctggcttcaacactctcttcgcttccctccctaagaccaactcttctccttcacttttaTGATCGAAGCAaggctggaacggccatttcttggtttaggccgaatttgtacagattggtctctcgagtctaaagtactcccgtgcagtacattgtttagggtttagactcgtttctcacccacacacgaaattaccgaaatcagcagaaacagttttcaccctcaaacacctggaTAGAGTTATTATGGATGCTAGAAGATTAAGTAACACTTATATTGCTCTTCCTTTGATTAAAAATTCTAGTAGATTGGATGTTAAAACTCCAATTCAGACCATTGATTATATTATGTTTGTTGATGTCTCGTTCAAGGATCTTAATATGGGGATTGAAATTATTCTCTGTGACAATGCAGGAAGAGTAAAACACTCTAGATCATACTTTGGATTAATTACAGGTGTTGTTGGTGTTGAGGCAACGACCCTAATTTTGGCTATCTCTTAGGCAGTGGAGATTAATCTTTCTAAAGTCCTGTTTGTGAGTTATTTCCTTCAATTAGTGGATTTTGTGAATGAAGGCAAGGGTGAAGTCGATTGGCGCTGCTGTGATCTTTTAGAAGACTGTCGGATTTACCTTTCTAGTTGTACTAGTttcaatgttgtatatattaagcgtcttaaaaataAACTTACTGACCAGCTTGCACGTCGGGCTAGAAAGTTCTGTCTGAAAACTGTTTGGGCTTCTTTTCCTCCTTTTTTGGACAGCCTGTTGAGGAAAGAACCTTTGGATGATGTTTGTAATTTCCTTTTAAGTTAATGCAGTGGTGTGTttctcagaagaaaaaaaaaaaaaaaaaaaaaaaaaaaaaaaaaaaaaaaaaaaaaaaaaccagagagTCAACATATATACGACCCTAAATACATCAAAAAATTAAAATGGACCAGACCAGTGAACCTACCATGAATCCGTAGTTTCAATTGACTAGCTTGAGAGTCCTGAAACGCTAATGGTCACCTCATTTGAGCAAAAGACGAAGTACATTCACGGTGGAAGTAACTCTCATCTGTCCACTTTTTTCATATAACGTAATATCTTCTCTCTCTTTTTCCAGATTTTGGTGGACAATTTGATTACTCAAGTAAGCAAACATGTTAATCCGGAGACTTGTATACAGTGacttatataatgaaaatttaTAGCAAGGAATTTAGTACAGGTGAGTGGTTTTGAATGTTGCATTTTGGATACCGTTATGTCGTCTGACTTTCTTAGTTGTTCCAGATGTATCACACTCATATAACATGAGTAGACACCTCTCTCTGTGGGGGTCATGCAATATCTTCCTTTTCGTACACTGCAGTAACCAACGGCTACAAGCCTATAACCCAATTTCTTAAACCCCAACACTGTAAAAATTTGTAATTTGTAGATATTAGATGTCTCAATTTTGCTAGTTGTTGGTTATAGATCATGCACAGCGCACTCTCATAAGCCTCATTAGCAAACAACCGCACTTCCGAATTCTCTTCCTCAATCATGTAAACCTAATCCCTTTTTAAGATTAGTTGACATTATTATCATCAATCCTAGCTAATGACAAATCAAAACAGCCATTACATATCCCTCCTATAGTACTTAATTTAAAAGAGGAGGAAAAGATACATGAACCATTAAGAGACATGAGTGGGATCGTCTACTATGGGACACCGACACCATCTCCTCCGGTTTTAGCGAATGTTTGATTCCTATAGGGTCCCCTCTAACAGATATATCTATCTCGTGCTAGAGCATCCACAACCACGACTTTTTCTAGTGTACGCGATTCATAtccttcatttttcatttttgtgtTTTTTAGTTATGCTATTGGAGTGTTTTCGGGAGATATTtggatggattttttttttgcaagtgtCTGCCAATCGCTTTTGCCGCTGGCTGCATCTTTTAATATTCTTGTGAAATTTAGGAGTGCTATTATCAAATTCATTTTGAGACAAATTGCACGCTGCTGTTTCTGATTCCAAGTAAGTACGTGAATACTTTAGTCTGCTATCATTTTTCTGTAAAATGTTTGTCCCTCAAATAAGGAAGATTCATGTAATGAGGCTATTAACAAATTTTGGAGGACCACTCATTGCATTAACATCCTGAAACGTGAATCGGCAGTGAAATATCTGAATATGGTACTTCAGCCGTATAATGAGGCTGCTGGGCGGTGGCGGTGCAAATACAGAAGACATCATGAATGGCCTCACATTCATCACATGCTAACTTCCCCGGTCTTCATCCCGACCAATAATAAGTCGCTCAAAAATCTAAGATTAAGGAATGATCAATGCCAATCCTCTTTCTAAATTCGAGTTCCATGTGAAGTGACATTTCCCTGCAACGTGTCGATCATTTTTCGGTACGGCAATTAAAATATTTTTTGAGCTTCTGTTAAATTATTTCCTTTTCCCCTGAATTTAGTGATTTATATGCTGAGAGGTAGACAATGCCAACAAGCCTTAACTCGTCAGCGACGCTTTAAAAAAGAGATGAGTAGACACCCGAATATGACACTTCCCCGAATGGGGAATTTAACACACACATCTATTATATCCAAATCCAACCAAAAATGTTAGAATTTTGCACAACTTGGACATGACAAATAAAACAAGGTCACTGAATCAATTATCATCCAGTATCCAGAACTGACCAATTACCATATTGATGAAATAAAGGCGCGCTGATAAGGACCCATAGTGACGAGTAAAAAGAAGGGTTTTTTTTGACTATATACCTCttaataattttaattataaatatGCTTCTTCTTTAAACAGAATTACAAATATGTTCCTTTGACAAGCTTTTCCAtctaaaattcaaaaataaaaaaaatggtgcCACGTCAAATGTATTTGCATCCAAAAGTAGACAAACCTACCATTGACATCTAACTCTAGGTAGTTAACCACACTAGCTTACGTGGCATCTTGTATACGCGGCAACATGTCCATGTCATCTCTGCAACTGCCACCTGGAAGATTACGATGACGTGGCAAGTTGTACACATCATCACTGTCACCCAAATATGACCGTTGAACGGTCATATTCTGTTTGGTCTGCTATAAAACCATCATCCATTTAtctgcaacaaataaaattcctcTTAAAAATCTAAACAATCATCTACAATGGATGGAATTATGCAAAAGTTCAATATGAGAAGCATGGTGGAGGTAACTAGCAGTAGCAGTTCTAACAGTGTTTGTTCCATGTGTGAAATAGATAATCATCCACCAATTCAGTGTCCATGGATCTACTCTAGGTGCAAGAATGTACCTTGCAATGGTGTTAGGAGAATGCTGCTGTCTCAaataggcctgtcaatatatgtCCGATATCCGAAATCCATTTCCGAGTATTcgggatcctataggattttatccgttttatcggatatcggatatcgaatacatatatttatcggatatttcttccttaacctattggaatcggattaggctctatccgtttggttaatatccgatatccgatagaacaTGGATTTATTTATGATTTACCCTAACCATATTTatgatttatttgtgatttaccctaatatccgatatccgatacaaatatccgatatccgatatgaaatgtttgaaaaattgaacttaaatttcaattatgaacatgttttaaagggtttttaacatttttttcataaccggatattatcggataaatatccgatattcgatagcttagcctatcggaatcgatatctgattttgatatcttataggatattatcggatatcgaatatccgatagtgcttaacctgtcggatattGGATTTctgaatatccgacggatattcttccattgacaggcctagtcTCAAACTCCTGAGCATCTTGGTGATAAGTTCTTCAACTGCTCCATCTGCAATTATTTTGAATGGTTTGTAGATGCAATAGATTATGTTAAATCTTTGGATGTTCAGCTTCGTGCCAATAAGTGTTGCTTTTCTTGTGGTGACATAAATCACCAGTTCAATTCCTGTCCATTCCAAAATCAACCTTGTAAGAAGAATTGCAGTGGAAAATACATGCTAAAAGTTTGTAGAAATAAACACAACCACAATTTATGTTACCTGCAATGCAATCAAGGGCTTTAACTGCTTCAACAACAAATACCAATTCTCAAAATCTGACCACTTGTATTGCTAATGGTACAACTTGGTTCTGTGCATCTAAACTAGTAGCAACCATAAGAACACCTCTCAGCTTTCCAGTAAGGTGACATGCATCAACACCAACCACTTTTCTGCAACCATTTTTCCACCCATGAATTGGAGCATGAAATGCAATCATCATTGACTCAAAGCAATTATTCGTCCTGAAACATTACATGTACATTATACAAACATTACATAATAACCATTATACAAACATTACATAAAAAACAACAAAGATTATAATTAACAATTTACCTTCCAACACTGTAATTTGATGCATAACCAGGATTAGTACTTGCTACCATGTTTACAAAGGATGGAACCATTTTATAAGAGTCTTCATAGCTACCATGCATTTTTTCCAAGGACATAGTCCTAGCTTTCCAAGCAGCATGGTATGGCAGAGAAGTGTTTTTTAGAAGTGTAGAATTCATCTGCAATGGGCTACGCCCCGTCTCAtgacgatgtatttttgatttggtgtggcgggaaaaaatacattaaataagTGGAAAATATGTGTAGATTTTATTTATTATGTTCtttaattttacagaaaatatgtGTGAAATACGTGGATTATTTTCCCCTTTctatattaatttggaaaggAGAGTCCTAATTAATATACCGCAATTTctaaattgaatttggacttcatAAAGCTCAAAACACAGTAAATTAGATTTTTCTTTTAAGTTtctaatttttaaaccaatcaaaAATAGTACAAAATACTACAAAATATTAAAGCAACGTCTCTTCGATGCTTTGCGGGAAACTGttatctccttttttttttcccttcataTCTATGGCTTCTTAATAAATAGTTATGTGTATGATGAAAATTGATAATTTTTCCTATTTTttcataataaaatgataatgaaAATTGAGAGCTGCCTGTATCCTTTGTTATACCATCCAACCAAATTATATATTTcttcttaagaaagtcatgataaAAATTGATAGTTGTCCATATATGCATTTTTGTTATAATATCAGATCAAGCCCATATCCTCTTCCTAACATAATGATGATGAAAATTGATAGTTGCGTATCTTTGTCTTTTCTTCCATCAAGCTCTCTCTTTTTCCTAACAAAAATTAGTAATCGCACGTACTTTTTTATTATGCTCGCTGACCAAATTCTTTTTCTTCCTAATAAAATGATCACTACAATAGATAGTTGCCCCCTTGATTATTCCTCCAACCGAGCTCTTCTAATTTCATTAAGAGaaatttcatcatttttccaaaCTTTGTTTGTTCGTCTTTCAATATCCCACAGTATAAAATTATTCGTCTATGAATAATACGATGCTATGCCCGTTTGAATGGGTCAGTTGAATTTACGAAAAATGGAAAATGAGCACAGTAAAAAGTTGTATGcacacaaagaaaaaaagaagaagaagttaagcATACAATTACAAACACGAATGATGCTCTATACTTGCTTTCACATCCGCCCCTTCCAAGACATGTGGCATGTACATAAACATTTCCATGTACAATATAAATGTTAGTTTTGTTTTCATATATACCCCATAGTTCCATAAACGTGCTTAACTTGTTCTTGTTTACCTCCAACCGTGAAATTCCATACTAATGGTAAGACTAAGAGAAACGTGGATTTATTTTTGGAAAGGAGACCACAACCTACAAACGAAAACAGAAAAGgaacagaaaataaaagaaaataaaaattacagaGCAACAAACTCACTACTTCCTCAAGGGGGAAAACTCTTACAAGCTACACCTATCTGTAGTACGTTTTTCCCATGGCATCCTCCCTAATGATTTTCTTCAACTCTTCAGAAAACGAGTTTGGATGAACCACAACAAAATTCCATGCAGGTCTAGAACTAGCAAGCAAATCAGCCGCACCATTAACTTCTCTATAGTTATGAGAGTGGGAACATTTTTCAAACTGCATTCGGAGTCTTTTAATAGACTCCCACACATGGTGACAAGTCCAGGGAGGTTTGCTGCCGTCTTCTTTAAGGTAACTTAGGGATGTCTTGGAATCAGACTTAAGAGAgattctggaatggccattgagaATAGCAAGTTTAAGACCCGCTTCAATGCCTTGAAGCTCATGCAAAGTAATGGAGGAGGGACCTGAACTACCTTCCACTGCAGAGAGAGCAGTTCCATGCTCATCTCGAATTATTGCCCCAAAACCAGCACCATCATCACTTAAGGATCCATCGGTATTGACTGCCACATCCCCTACCTCTGGTTTTTGCCAGCTTATAGCTTTTTGGACAGGTAAAAAGAACTCAGTGTGACACCTTATTTTAGCTGTCAAGCTACGGGACTAATTGTTGTCAGGCACATAGACTTTGCACGTGGCCAAACGGAGCCTGACATCTTCGATCATCTTTAAAAATAAGAGGCCAGCAGGCATGCTCTTTTGAGAAAAGGTCCTCCTATTTCTTTCACACCAAACATGATATATGAAAGCATTAAACATGAGCCTCTTGATTGTACCTATAGAGTTTCCACCCTTTATGTGATCCACACACCAGTCAATCTGCTTGTCCCAGTCTTGAGCAATAACGTCTCTAAGTCCCAAAAGTCTTAGAATGTGCCTCCGAATGAAAACGGGGTAGCTGCAGCTAAAAAACAGATGGTAGTCATCCTCAAGCATGATATTACAAAGGATGCACACAGGATCGACCTCCATTCCCCACGAGAGAAGCTTGAATTTGGTCTTCAAGCCACGTTGAAGACTGACCCAAACAATAAAACAGTGCCTTGGGATGCAATGTGGAAACCAAATCAATTTGTGCCACTTCTTTTTAACTTCTTTATGCCTCAAAGCATTGTAAGTATCCTTGAGGAAAAATTCCCCCGTGTTGCCAGCCTCCACACAACCATGTCACAAATTAAGTGATCTGTTTGAATACTCTCTACCTCCGTCACAAAATTCCCCAGCGCATTTTTCAGATTTGGAGATAAGTTCCAGGTCCCCTCAACCAGACAACTGCTGACCCTAGCGTCAAGATGATGGTCCGAGTCAAACTGCATTTGTGGAGGAAACATGCCCATAAGGCTACCATGGCCCAACCAATTATCTTTCCACAGTTTTGTGTTGTCCCCATTGCCTATAAGGTGGAGTACAAACTTTGTAGCTATAGGTCTGTGATCCAGGATACGTCTCCAACACCAAGAAGAATCCGTAGGGGCTTTCAAATACCAGAAATCTTGAGCCTTGATTAAATTATCTTGTACCCATCTCACCCATATGGTGTTCTTGCTGCTCATTATGTCCCATATATGCCTTAGGTTTGCCGCAATATTGGTGGTGGAAATACACTTAATGCCCAAGCCTCCTTCCGACATAGGATGGAAAAAATTTGTCCACTTGACAGAGGGTTGTTTGTAGATCAGCTCTATGCCTGCCCATAGGAATTTTCTGAAGATGTTATTAAGTTCATTAATGGTTCTCCTAGGGAGGACAAAACACGAGGTCCAGAAGATAAGCATGCTACTGAGAACTGCTTGAATCAGAAGGACCATACCAGCATACGCAAGATCCCTTGCCTTCCAAGATTGAATCCTGGACTTTACTTTATCAACTAAGGGAATGCAATCTTGATGAGAAAGTCTGGTGGAGAGGAGAGGAAGGCCCAGATACCTCATTGGGAGAGTGCCGACTTCAAACCCCGGGACATATTTGATGCTATAAGAGGTAATATCATCGACCGAGGAGAGGAAGATGTTGCTCTTTCTATGGTTCACCACAAGTCCTGTTCTATTGGAGAAGGAAGTGAGAGCAGTTGCTAAAGAATTTGCAGACCTGGCATCGCCCTTCATGAAAACAAGAAGGTCATCTGCAAAACAAAGGTGAGTAATGACATGGATTTTACATTTTGGGTGCAGAGAGAACTGCCTGGAGGCCACTTGTTTAAGCATGATCGAGTTAAAAACCTCCATGAGGAGTACAAAAAGGTAAGGGGATAGCGGGCACCCCTGCCTTATGCCTCTTCTGCCATGAATATAACCATATGCACTACCATTGACCATGATGGAGAATTTTTGGGTAGTAATACACATTTTAATCCACCAGATGAACTTTTCAGGGAAATTGAATTTAGTGAGCATAGTAAGGATAACATCTCATCTGATGCAGTCATAGGCCTTTCTGAGGTCAATTTTAATCGCACATATGGTAGCTCCGTTATTTCTGTGGTAATTCCTGAGCAGCTCATGCGCAAGCATGATGTTATCCTGAATGCTTCTGCCTGATATAAAAGATGATTGGCACGGACTGACCAGCTTCCTCGCCACATTTTTAAGCCTAACGGTAAGGATCTTGGCAATGCACTTGTACATAACGTTGCAACACGCTATGGGTCTGAAATCATTCAAGGTAGTCGCATTAGTAACCTTAGGAGCTAGGGAAATAAGAGTAGCATTTACCTCTCCCAGAAGTTTTGCACTCGAAAAACAACTCTTAATAGCCTTGATGAAGTCTCCACCAATGATCCTCCAGCAGCTTTTGAAGAAATGAGCAGAGAACCCGTCCGGGCCTGGGGCTTTGTCAGAGTCGATAGTGGAAAGAGCATGAATGATTTCATTATCGGTGACTGAATCAACCATTTTTCTGCCCTCTTCCTCAGTGACGATATTAACTAATTACATTTGGTCCCAAGCATTCTCATCATAAAGAGTATCATTTGCATGGCCAAATAGCTCCGTATAGTAAGCCACATACTCAGCTGATATCTCGGCATCACTGTTTAGTCTGTTACCTTCGTCATCATACAACACCAGAATACGGTTCCTAGACCTCCTCTCCTTTATAGAGTTGTGGAAAAACTTGGTGTTGTTGTCCCCTAACTCCAGCCATTGGACTCTCGATTGTTGCTTCCTCATCGATTCTTCTTGTCTGGCTTTCTTGGTGTAATTTTTTAATTGCCGTCCTCTCGTTGTTGATTGAAGCTTGACACAAAGGAGCTAACTGTAGGTTACTCTGTGTCGTGTCTAACTGAGCTTTAGCTGCGACAACTTGGTCTCCGAAATTAGAGAAATTATTCTTCTTCCATAAGATCAGATTATCTTTTACATTTTTTAGCCtggtaacaaaaataaacattggAGTACCTTGCACTGGGATATTCCAAGCTTCCTCAACAACCTTCAAGAAATCGTCTTATTCTGTACAAGTGATGAAGAATCTATAAGCTCTTGGGCCATTTCCACGATCAGCAAAAACACTCATTATCATAGGTGAATGGACAGAAATTCCACTATTGCAGAAATCAGTAACTGAGTCGGGGAAAACCTCTAGCCAAGCCATATTGATGATAGATCTGTCAAGCTTACAGTTTATTCGAGACTCAGCATCCTGTCTGTTCGACCAAGTATAAAAACATCCCACATAAGGGCAATCAAAGATTTGGGAGTCTTGTAAGCATCCCTGCAAGGCTGTCATACTGGTGGTGGAAACCGGATTGCCACCTTCTTTCTCATGAGCGTACAAACAAggattgaaatcacccataaggCACCAAGGAAGTGTATTTGACTCTGAAAAACACTTGATATTGGACCAAAGATCTTCCCTCTGCGTTTCTGAGTTGTGAGCATACACAAAAGTAGCAATGAACCATGGACCATTTTGTATAGAAACACTTACAGTAATGTGTTGCGCTGAGCTGGAGATGTAATTAGCTTTCACTACACTCCCATCCCAAATCACCCAAATCCTTCCCAACTCGTGATGCGAGTGTTATCAAAATGCTTCCACGAAGGAGCTATGCTAGCCAGGATTCTGTCATTATTTTGTTCTTGGACTCTAGTTTCAACCACACCACAAATCTTGATATTATTCTTATAAATGAAGTTTTTTAACTCCACATGCTTCATAGGGTCATTAAACCCCCCGATATTCCAACAACCCATATTAATTGTCATTGGAAAGTCTGGCGGGTGACTTTCTCACCCGACCGGTTTCTTTAGGTCGGTAGTTCTAACACCCATGTGCACTCCACTTGCTTTGCCTGACGCATCATGAATGGCATTTAATTTCTGCACAACATTTCCCTCATAGAGTTGTCTTGGCCTTTTTCTACTACTATCTCTTCATCTACACCCTCGCTTTCCTCATCTTCCAACAACCGGGAGAATGAGTTGTTAACTGTAGCCATCATAGACGTCTGCGTAAGCTGCAAAGGAGGGGGAGGAGGGGGACCTTCAAACCCAAGAGGGATGTCAGGGTCGGTGTCATCCACCTGCATGTGAGAGGTCACTGCTGTCTCAATCCTCAGTGGCTCACTACTCATTCTCATGTTCTTTATCTTGTGGGACACAAGAATCCATTCACATTGCTCTACTGGGGGTGGCAATACCATATCATTACTCTTATGCTTACCATGTATACTCCTCTGTTTCACCATAGGTGGGTTACTTGTGCTACCTCCTTTTGCTTGATGTTCTGTTTTCTTTGGGCATTTTGATTCATTGTGACAAAACGTCGAACACTTGGAGCACTGTGGAGGTTTCCAGGAATACTCTACACCAACACTAAACTTCCTCCCATCATCAGTCACTACAGGTATCGAGCTCTCAAATCCGACTTTGGGTTAACTTCTACACATACTCGAGCATATGCCATTCGAGTTCTAGCAGCAGTTGGACCATCAACCAAGAGGGGTTTGCCTATCACACTCATAATGATACTCAACCCTTTTGGATTGAACAGATGTAGTGGCACTCCTCTCAGAATCATCCATACAGGAACTGCTTCAATATTTTCTAATTCTTGCTCAATATAAggtttccaagccctaacaaagaAGGGGACATTCGACATGAACACAGGGCCATGCTCAAGTGCAGTAATTCTGTCCTCTTCAAGGGAGAATTTCATGATGTAAGGTCTAGCTCCATGGACAGTCATCTCAAGGCTACCTTTTATCTTCCATGCTTTCTCAACAGTCCTCTTAACCAACCCATAAGGCAATCTGTGACCAATAAATCCGCCTACAACAAGTCCTTCATATTCATTCACCAGTTCACTAAAATCATCCTTTTTGATCGAAGCAGACAAATTACCATCTACCATCACCGGGATACATAAGCCAGATCCTCAGAGGAGCTTGGAAGAACTGATCTTGATCTACTAGCCACTCCGTTCCAGCTCAAATTTGGAGATTCAACTCTCTTAGGGTTAGCAGACGAAAGTGAAGGGGGAACAACGGAACTCTGACCAGGAAGAAGGGGGAAGGAAGCACCAGAAAGCTCAATACCTGGATCAGGAGGGAGAATTGTAGCCATGGCTACCGGAAAAGGAAGCTCAGCACTCTCCTGATTTTTCTGCAACCCTAATCGCCTAAAAGCAGAGTCAACGTCACCCGTCCAGGGTCAATCGGTTTGTATAGATTCCTTGTTGAGTAATGGGTTCAGAAACGTGGATCTTGGATAAGTATGACGATTAAAGGTCTGAACTTTAGCTAAAGAAAAATTTGTAATTCTTTCACCCCTCTTTATAATTTGGATCTCAAGAAGTGTTATAAGCTGCCTTGAAGTTTTCCTTCGTGCTATGGGAAAGCTAATTAATTTTAGAAATCCTATATCCGATGTCAAGAAAGGTAAGAACCTTCTTTCCGTGTTTGTCCATCAATTTTTGATGTCTATATTTAGAGTTTAAAACACGGCAAGGAAAAACTTtccttcttattttattttcccTAATCTTTTTAACCAATCATTCGCTtttcaagtgtcctcaccaaaactcttgtttcacaaaactcaaaaaagcctTATTTCAGCCAATAAGAAGAGAGGGTTTCCTCGCTGTTTAACGTGAGAGCTTTTTTTGTCTATCCCTTTAAGTCTTTAGACATCACATGGGGACATGATTTTGACTTTGAAGTATACGGACCGGGAAATTCATCAAGTCCATATTTAGACTTGCTTTATATCTATTTCCTTGTATtaccttttttttgatcgataatgaagattatattagATCAAATGGGGAGTACAAAAGGGTTATACCCATCCAAAGAGGGAGGAAAGAaatagaaaaaaagaagagaaaaaagagatTTTGAAAACAAACAAGGATCTCTAAAAAAACTCTAAAACTAAGGTGGTTTGAAATAAGCCCTAAACCAATTTTCAACAACAGAATCAAAAGAGACGTCTTCGAAATCCTTAAAGCTTAGAGCCCGTTGAAACAAAGCGTATTTTATCATGCAAACTGTATGAGCAGTATTGTGTTCCTTCGATGTAAAAACACGAGCATTTCTTTCCTTCCACGTACACCACAAGATGGCAACAACAATCAAATTCCAGAGCTTCTTCTTCTGATCATCTAAATGAGAAATTCGCCAAGATAAAAGGGCACTCGAGATATCATCTGGCATAACAAACTACAGCTTCATCTCCTTCGTAAATGTGGCCCATGACTCACTCACATAATTGCAATGAAAAAATAAATGTTTCGCAGTTTCATCATTAGCACAAAAAACACAAGTTTCGGAGTGTTAATACCATTTCGAATGAGGGAATCTCCGGTTGGTAAACGATGATAAAACAGACACCTGATGAAAAATGCCACCTTAGAAGAATACTTCTGCCGTCAAATGAAATTGAAATCAGCTGTGTTAACAATATCCAATCTGTCAAAATTATCCACCCACTTCTCAGAACTTGATTTAACAATAAAATGCTTCTTTGGGGACAAATACCATTGTAACACATATTCCTGTTGGCTTTGAATGGTAAAATCTGCAATACAATTAGAGATAAATTCAAGTTCGCCTCGAGCCACAGTAAAAAGTCTTCCAGGTACCCGCATCTTATCAATAATTTCAGTATCCAAGCCACAAAATTTTTTTGCCACAGACGTAGATTTAGACCTTACAATAACATATAAGTTTGGAAATAAAATGTTCAACGGCTCATTTAAAATCCAAACATCC includes the following:
- the LOC113291267 gene encoding uncharacterized protein LOC113291267, producing MEVDPVCILCNIMLEDDYHLFFSCSYPVFIRRHILRLLGLRDVIAQDWDKQIDWCVDHIKGGNSIAISWQKPEVGDVAVNTDGSLSDDGAGFGAIIRDEHGTALSAVEGSSGPSSITLHELQGIEAGLKLAILNGHSRISLKSDSKTSLSYLKEDGSKPPWTCHHVWESIKRLRMQFEKCSHSHNYREVNGAADLLASSRPAWNFVVVHPNSFSEELKKIIREDAMGKTYYR